GACGGCAAATTCGATCCGGCGCAGGCGCTTTCGCCGCGCAGCGGCATGATCGCCGGTGGTGACGTGTCCTCCGACTGGTGCTTCGCGCCGCCCGAATGGCACGGCAGTCAGCTGTGGACCAGCTGCAACGACAACGGATTCATGGTGCTGCAACTGGACAACGACGTCTATTCGCCACCGCCGGACCAGAACTCGATCGTGGGCTCCTGAGATGTCGCGCTGGTTTCGCTGGGCCTCGTATGCGGCCGCCGCATTGCTGCTGCTGGTGGTCGGCGCGGCACTGCGGCCGGTGGTGCTGCCCGAGAAACACACCGCCACACCGGTTCTCGACGCGACCGAAGTCGGATTCGCGCAGGACATGACGGCCCACCATCAGCAGGCGATCCAGATCGTGCAGCGTCTGGCCCCAGGAGTGGATCCGCAGGTGCAACGCCTGGCCCAGCAGATCGACCAGTCCCAGCGCGTCGAGATCGGCACGATGCTGGGCTGGTTGCGGCTGGCGAATGCCGCCCCCACCGCCGAGCGCCCCATGGCCTGGATGACATCCGGCGCGACAGCGGCCCACCAGCACGGTGACACCGCCGTCGCGGCCGCACCGTCGGCCATGCCCGGAATGGCGACGATGGCCGACCTCGACCGGCTTTCGGCCGCCCGGGGAGGTGCGGCGGAAGTCCTTTTCCTGCAATTGATGTACCGACATCATCAGGGGGGCTTGGCGATGGCCCGCGCCGCCGACCGCGAGATCGCCTCCGGTCCGGTCAAGGAGCAGGTCAGAGCCATGATCGTCGCCCAGGGACAGGAAACCGGGCTGATGGCGCTGATGCTCGATCAGCGTGGTGCGCGACCGCTGCCGTAACGGTCGCGCACCGCACCGGGACCGCGGTTGTCGGTGGGCGCGGTTATGGTCCCTGAGACCGACCCGGGCACTCGAAAGGTATGGACGCGAATGACTGCCGATACGGCGATCACCATTCCCGACCATGTACACGGCTATCCGGACCTGGCGTTCGGCGGCTATATCGCCGGGATGCTGGCCGATCGGGTCGGTGGTGAGGTGCGCGTCGACTTCCGCCGCGGCGTTCCGGTACGGACTCCGGTCCTGATCACCGATTCCGAATCCGGCTGCGTCCTCACCGATCTCGACGGCACCGTGCTGGCCGAGGCGAGTCCCGGCGCGGTGGAACTGGCGGTGCTGCCCCCGCCGTCGTGGGAGCAGGCCGTGCTCGCGTCCCGCGACTCCTTCGCCGCGGGCCGCCCCATTCCCGACTGCTATGGCTGCGGCACCGCCAACACCCCCGGTCGTGGCCTGCGGCTGTACCCGTGGCGGCTACGCGGACACGACCTCGTCGCGGCCGCGTGGACTCCCGATATCGAACTGGCGGGCCCCGGTGGCCATCTGACCACCGAGAACATCTGGTCGGCCGTCGACTGTCCGGGCGGCTGGGCCGCGATCGATCTGGCCGGGATGCGTCCCGGCGGGGTCACCGCCGCGCTGACCACCCGGCACATCGCCCCCGTGCACGCCGGCGAGAAGTACCTGGTCTGGTCCTGGCCGATCGCGGCTTCCGGCCGCAAATACACCGTGGGCGTAGCGATTTCCACACCGGACGGCGATCTCGCGGTAGTGGCCGAGGCGCTCTGGATCGAGCCTCGGCGGTAGCCGACCCCCTCGCCTCGGCCGAGATTCACACCTGCCGCTCGCGTTGATGATCCATCGCCGATTCCCGGGGTCGCAGCGCGGCGACGCGGTCCCGCAGGTAGCCGCGCGGCCCGCCGCATGATCCGTGACCACGGCCGGTCCCGTCCGGAGCACTCCGGGCTCCCCGGCGCTCCGCACTGGAACCGGTTGTGGGTCAGGCGCCCGATATCGCGGCCAGGGCACGGTAGCCACCGGCGTAGGCGTGCGGGGTGACATCGCCGATCAACAGGTACTGCTGGATGAAACCCATCGTCGCACCGAGCATGACCTGCGCGATCGCGTCGACATCGGCGTCGGGCGGCAGGATCGCGGCGGACCGCGCCCGGACCAGCAGTTCACGCCAGGCCGCGCGCACCTGTCCGATTCGTTCTCGCACGATCTCGGCCACCGCCTCGTCGCGCCCCGCCTCCGCCCACGCCTGCACGGCCACGCGCGGAATATCCCCGTCTCCGTCGCGTGCGAGCTCTCGGATCTGCTCGAGGACGGATTCCAACGCGTCGATCGGCGACACCGGCGTCTCGGCATCGGTCAGCCGCGCCAGATTCGCGGTCATACGTCCCAGCACCGAATCGGCGATGGCGCGGATGATGTCGTTCTTGGACTTGAAGTAGCCGTAGACCGCACCCGCCGACATACCGGATTCGGCGATGACCGCGGCCATCGTCGTCTTGTGGAAACCCTCGCGGGCCACACAGCGCACCGCGGCGGCGATGAGCTGATCGCGGCGCGCGGCCCGGCGCGCTTCCGTCAGTCGCGGCATGTCCGCATCATAAAAAGAACGTTCGTTCTTGACAACGCCGACGCGGCGAGCGCATGCTCGAACCACAAAACGAACGTTCCTTCTCTTTGGAGGCGTGATGCGACCGCCGCTCGTCACCGTGCTCGGCCCGATTCTGGGCCTGTCCGCGCTGATCACCCTGCTCGTCACGGCATTCGCCTGGCCGACCTCCCAGCTGGCTCCGCGGCATCTACCGGTCGGGCTGGCCGGGCCCGCCCCCGCGGTGGAACAGGTCCGGACCGGACTCGGCACGCTGGGCCCCGACGCCCTCGACGCCACCGTCTTCCCCGACCGGGCCGCCGCGGTGACCGCCATCGAGAACCGCGACATCTACGGCGCGATCGTGATCTCGGCGAGCGGCCCGGAGGTGCTGACCGCGTCCGCGGCGAGCCCGGCGGTCGCCCAGGCATTGAGTGAGGCAGCGCGCCGTTCCGCCGTGTCCATGTCGCGGGTCGACTCGCCCTCCGCCACGGCCGCGGATCCGAACTCGAATACCGCACCCCCACACCACCTCTCCCCCGCCCCGCAACCGCTGACCACCGATGTCGTCGCGGCCCCGCCGGCCGACCCACGCGGCGCGGTCTTCGGCCTCACGCTGGTGCCGATGGTCATCGGCGGCCTGCTGACCGGGGCCGCCCTGTCACTGCTACCCGTCGGCCGCGCGGCACGGATCGGAGCCGCCCTGACCGTGGCGGTCGTCACCGGATGCGCGGTGACCGCCGTGCTGCAGACCTGGCTCGGCGTCGTCACGGGCAGCTACCTCGCCGATGCGGCTGTGGCGGCCCTGGCGATCGCGGCGACGGCGATGGCGGTACTCGGCCTGCGCGCCACCCTCGGCATCGCCGGGATCGGCGTGGGCGCGGGGATCCTTGTCGCACTGGGCATCCCCCTGTCCGGCGCCATGTCGGCCCCGGAGTTGCTGCCGAGCGGCTGGGGCACCCTCGGCGCGTTCCTGCCACCGGGCGCGGCCGCCACCGCACTGCGCTCGACGGCCTATTTCGACGGCGCGGGATCGGCTGCGGCCCTGGGGATTCTGGGTTGCTGGGCTCTGGGCGGACTGCTGCTGGCCACCATTCCCCGCCCGGTGCGCCTGGCCCGCCCGGCCGGTCGAGCCGCGGCAACAGCTACCGTCCCGACGACCTGAGCACTGCCCGCACCCGATGCCCGGAGTTCGCCCCGAGTTAGCCCGTACTCGATCTGGCCGATTGTGGCCCACGATACAATCGGGCCGGCTCGATCGATGCCGCCGACAACGCGAAACTACCCACGGGTAATATGACAGGCGTACTTTTTCCATCCGGCTTTCTCGAAATGAGGCAGTAGATGACAGAGCGGATTCAGGTCGGCGGACTCCAGGTGGCCAAGGTTCTTCACGATTTCGTGGAGAACGAGGCGCTCCCCGGCACCGACGTAGATTCCGCCGCGTTCTGGACCGGTGCGGAGGGCGTGATCAACGATCTCGCGCCGCGCAACC
The genomic region above belongs to Nocardia spumae and contains:
- a CDS encoding DUF305 domain-containing protein; the protein is MSRWFRWASYAAAALLLLVVGAALRPVVLPEKHTATPVLDATEVGFAQDMTAHHQQAIQIVQRLAPGVDPQVQRLAQQIDQSQRVEIGTMLGWLRLANAAPTAERPMAWMTSGATAAHQHGDTAVAAAPSAMPGMATMADLDRLSAARGGAAEVLFLQLMYRHHQGGLAMARAADREIASGPVKEQVRAMIVAQGQETGLMALMLDQRGARPLP
- a CDS encoding PaaI family thioesterase, with translation MTADTAITIPDHVHGYPDLAFGGYIAGMLADRVGGEVRVDFRRGVPVRTPVLITDSESGCVLTDLDGTVLAEASPGAVELAVLPPPSWEQAVLASRDSFAAGRPIPDCYGCGTANTPGRGLRLYPWRLRGHDLVAAAWTPDIELAGPGGHLTTENIWSAVDCPGGWAAIDLAGMRPGGVTAALTTRHIAPVHAGEKYLVWSWPIAASGRKYTVGVAISTPDGDLAVVAEALWIEPRR
- a CDS encoding TetR/AcrR family transcriptional regulator; amino-acid sequence: MPRLTEARRAARRDQLIAAAVRCVAREGFHKTTMAAVIAESGMSAGAVYGYFKSKNDIIRAIADSVLGRMTANLARLTDAETPVSPIDALESVLEQIRELARDGDGDIPRVAVQAWAEAGRDEAVAEIVRERIGQVRAAWRELLVRARSAAILPPDADVDAIAQVMLGATMGFIQQYLLIGDVTPHAYAGGYRALAAISGA